In the genome of Acidobacteriota bacterium, the window GCTCCGGTAATGCCGGGTGTTCTGCAGATCGAAGCTCTGGCTCAGGTGGGGGCGATACTTGCTCTGCGCGAATTCGAAGACCGCGATTCGAAGATCCCGTTCTTTACCGGTATCGACAACTGCCGGTTCCGCCGTCCGGTTGTACCAGGCGACACGCTCCGTTTAGAGGTAACTGCCCTTCGTATTGGAAGCAAAGTTCAAAAGATGCACGGCGTCGCGAGCGTCGACGGCCAGATCACGGCCGAAGCTGAGATACTGTCGATCATCGCGAACAGATCGTAGGGAGAAAATCGTATGGATCAGGCACAAATGCAGGAGCTTTATCAGCAGTATTTTTACTACATTTTGGCTGCGGGGATAGTAATCGGGCTGATCTTCGGCACGATCCCTCTAATTCTCGGGATAAAACGTAAAAAAAGGAATATGGGCCTTGTCGGGTTTATTCTTGCCGGCGTTGCCGGAGCATTTTCACCATTGATCGCGGTTGTCCTTACGATAGTATTTACCGTACTTATTTTGAGAAAAAAGGGCACCGATCCGAAAGTAGAC includes:
- the fabZ gene encoding 3-hydroxyacyl-ACP dehydratase FabZ yields the protein MLDSVAIQNILPHRYPFLLVDKIIELEPRVRIVGIKQVTANEQFFQGHFPGAPVMPGVLQIEALAQVGAILALREFEDRDSKIPFFTGIDNCRFRRPVVPGDTLRLEVTALRIGSKVQKMHGVASVDGQITAEAEILSIIANRS